GGGTTGCCCGCCGAATCGAATCCGCTCCGGATGGCGGCGGCCATCGAATCCGGGATCACGATGACGTTCACGCGGTCGCCGTAGTCGAGATCGCGCTGGATGATCGCCTGGATCGAATCGCCGTTGGCGCCGGCCACCGGGAGCACCACCACGCCGGGCCGCACCCCGGCGTCATACGAGAGCGTGATGCGGACCCCTTTCGTCGTCGTGTCCTGGGCAAGCAGCGGCCCTGCCCCGCAGAGGAGGGCAAGGGCGAGGCGTACGGGGCCGTTCATCAGTGAATGATCCGGGGATCGAAGGAGAAGATCACGGGCAAGACGTCATCGGGATACGCGGACGGCAGCGGACCGAACGCGTGCGCCGTTCCCGCCGCGTCCACCGCCCCCTGCGCGGCAAGATCGAACGCGAACGAACCGGACCGCTTCTGGAATCGGAAGTTGGTCACGCTCCCATCGCGATGGATGAGAAACGCCACCTCGGCCGTGAGGGCGCCGCTGCTGCCGGGACTGAAGCGCAACGCGATTTGCCGCAAGATGTTCTGAAGATAACCTGGAAATGGAAAATCGATCCCTGCGGTGCTCACGTTCGCCACGTCCGCGCCCTTGCCCCCTTCGGCCCCGCCGCCCGCCGCCTGCGTCTTCCTCGTCACGGGCGAGGTCTTGGCCTCGGGCGGGACGGGGGTCGCTTCGCGCTTGGCCGGAGCGGGCTTCTCGCGCTTCCGGGTCGGGGGGGCCGGCATCGCCTTGGGGACCGCCTTCGCGCGGGGAGGAGGCACCGGTCTGGGCCGCTCCGCGGCCGGCGCCGGCGTCGCCTGCACGACGCCCACCGCGCGCGGGCCCGGCGGCGCCGCCACCAGATTCACGCGGTACACCGGCGGCATGGCCGGCGGCGCCGCCGGCCGGAACACGAACAACGCCGCGATCACCGCGGCGTGCAGGAGGACGGACGCCCCGATCGGCAGCGTGAGCGACGGCGGCCCCTGCCGGACGCTCATCTCAGGGCACCTGCTCCTGATCGGTGATCAACCCGACGTCGCGCACCCCGGCCGCCTGGATCACCGCCAGCACCTGCGCCACGAGCCCATAGTCCACGCGCGAATCGGCGCGCAGATACAGCCCCTGCTGGGCGCGGTCCCTGGCCAGCGTCTGGAACGCCGCCCGGAACTCGGCATAGGTCATCGGCGTCCCGTCGTCCACCAGGATGCTGCCGTCGCGCGTGACGGTGACCGTCATCCCGCTCTTCGACGTGATCGGACGCGCTTCGGCCCTGGGCAGGGCGATGTCCACCCCGCCCTGCATCATCGGCGCCGTGATCATGAAGATCACGAGCAGCAACAGCATCACGTCGATCAGACTCACGACGTTGATGTCGGCGTTGAGTTCGAACCGGCGATGGCGGCGGCGCGACATCCTAGATGTGCCCCTCGCGCGCCAGCAACGCGATCACGGAGGTGCTGAAGTTCTCCATCATCCCGTCGAACCGGTTCAGCTTGTTGGCGAAGATGTTGTACCCGAAGGTCGCCGGGATCGCCACCGCCAGCGCGGCGGCCGTGGCGATCAGCGCCTCGGCCACGCCCGGCGCCACGGCACCGAGATTGCCGGAACCCTTGCTGGCGATCCCGAGAAATGCCTCGATCACCCCGAGCACCGTGCCGAACAGTCCGATGAGCGGGCTCGCCGACCCCGTGGTCGCGAGAAACGGGAGATAGCGCCCCAGACGGTCGCGCTCCGCCGATGCCTCGGCATCGAGCACCAGCCGCAGCGTCTCGATCTGCGTGGCGGAGAGCGCGTGCGTCGCACCGGCCATCGGCGTCGGCGCCTCACCCGACAGCTCCCGCCACTGCTGGTTGCGCACCCGGGCCTCGGACACGAAGTGCATCGCCCGCAGGAACAACCGCGGCAGCGCGCCGGGTTTGGCGCGCTTGACCAGGGCTCCCGCTTCATCCAGCCGCGGCACGTGCTCGAACTCGCGCTGGAACTCGCCCGCCGCGCGCTCCGCCTTGTTCAGCTGCCGCCAGGCGCTGAACATCACGGTCCAGCTGAGCAGCGAGAGCACGGCGAGGATGCTCAGCACGATCTTGGTGCTGAGTGAAGCGCTGACGATGAGGTCGATGGCGCCGTTCGGCGTGGCCCCGCCGATCTGCGGCACTCCGGCCATCTGCAGAAACCCGAGGATCATGCGCGTGAATCGCTGGAGGTGAGCGCCCGCTGGGCGAACCACGCGTAGGTCTCCGCGAGGCCCTGCGACAGCGAGACGGAAGGACGCCAGCCGAGTTCGGCTGCCGCCTTGTCGATCGCGAGGTACGACTGCTGCTGTTCACCCGGCCGCGCCGGCGCGAACTCCACGGGCACGTTCCGCCCCGTGGTGTGCATGAGCGCCGAGGCGAGTTCGACCACGGAGGTCGGGATGCCCGTCCCGATATTGAACGCCCGGGCGTTCATCCCGGCACGCCGCGGCGGCGCGTACGCCGCCGCGCGCACCACCGCGTCCGCCACGTCCGCCACGTACACGTAGTCGCGCGTCTGGTTCCCGTCGCCGAACACCGTGAGCGGCCGGCCGTCGAGCAGCCGGCCGCAGAAGATCGCCACCACGCCGGCTTCGCCGTGCGGATCCTGGCGCGGTCCGTACACGTTGGCAAAGCGCAGCGACACCGCGCCCAGCCCGTGGAGGCGCGCGTAGTACGACAGGTACTGCTCCACGCTGTGCTTGGCGATCGCGTACGGCGAGTCCGGCTCCTTGTGGACCCCTTCGGCGCTGGGCGGCGTGGCGGCATCGCCGTAGATCGCGCCGCCGGTCGAGGCGAAGACCACCCGCGTGCTCCCCATCCGGCCCGCCGCGCGCACCGCTTCGAGCAGGTTGAGCGTTCCGACGATGTTGATCTGCGCGTCGCGCACCGGATCCTCCACGCTCTTGCGCACGTCCATCTGGGCGGCGAAGTGGGCGATCACGTCGAATCCGCCCGCGCGCACGAGGGCCGCCGCTTCGGGCGACCGGACGTCGAGCGCGTGGAACTCCGCCCTCGGCGGCACGTTCTCGCGCCGGCCGTTGGAGAGATCGTCGATCACCGACACCGCGTGCCCGGCGGCCACGAACCGATCCGCCGCATGCGATCCGATGAACCCCGCCCCACCCGTAACGAGCACCCGCATCAGGTCTCTCCCGCATCGTGTGAGTCATCGCCGCGCGCGGCGCGCTCGGCGCCCGCCCCCTCGGCGTCCAGCGCGAACAGGTAGCGCATCGCGTCCACGATGCCCAGCCCCCGGCCGTTGGACGCCGCGGCGCGCAGGCGCACGCTCGGCTCGTGCATGAACTTGTTCATGAGTGAGCGGGACAGATGTTCCACCGCCGTCCGCTGCTCGGGCGTGAGGTCGCGCAGCCGGCGCAGCGCCGCGTCCAGCTCCGTCTCCCGCACCGCGTCCATGCGCGTCCGGAAGCTGCGCAGCACCGGCACCGCCTCGAGCCCCGCCAACCACTGCCAGTACCGCTCCACCTCGCCCGCGATCAGATGCTCGGCCGCCGGCAGCTCGCCGCGCCGCCGGTCGAGATTCGACTGGATCACCTGCTGCAGCCGGTCGAGGTCGTAGAGAAAAACGTTGCCCAGCCCGCCCACTTCCGGTTCGACGTCGCGCGGCACGGCGATGTCCAGGATGCACAACGGGCGGTCGCCGCGCTGCGCGATCGCGTCGCGCACGCGCTCCACCGTCATCACCGGCACCGGCGACGCCGTGGACGACAGCACGAGGTCCACCTCGTGCAACTCGCGCCAGCAATCGTCCAGGCGCAGCGCGCGGGCGCCGTGCCGCGCGGCCAGCTCCACGGCCCGGTCGTGCGTCCGGTTGGCGACGATCGCCGTGAGCACGCCTTCATCCATGAGACACTCGAGCGCGAGCTCCGCCATCTCGCCGGCCCCGAGGACCATTGCCCGGCGCCCACGCAGCGTGCCGAAGATCTGCTTGGCCAACTGCACCGCCGCCGAGCTCACGGACGCCGCGCCCCGCGCCACCGCCGTCTCCTCCCGGACCCGCCCCGACACGAGCAGGGCCGTCTGGAACAGTCGATTGAGCACCGTGCCGGAGTGCGCGCGGCAGGTCTCCCACGCGTCGCGTACCTGGCCGTGGATCTGGGCCTCGCCCAGCACCATCGAGTCCAGCCCCGCGGCCACGCGGAAGAGGTGTGCCACGGCGTCGCGGTCGCGCCGCACGTAGCCGTGCGGCGTGGCGTCGGCGCCCAGGCGCCCGCCGAGCACCTCCCACACCGCCGGCGCCGCGTCCTGCTCCCCCTCCACCACGTAGACCTCGGTGCGATTGCACGTGGAGAGCATCACGCTCTCGGGCGCCCCGGCGGCGCTCCGGACCCGATCGAGGACCGCACCCATGTCCGACGCGCGGAAGGTGAGACACTCGCGCACGTCGAGCGCCGCCGTCCGGTGGCTGAGGCCCACCACGGTCAACGACACGCCGTCCCTTGGCGCGCGACGATCAGCCCACGGGCGCTCAATGGAACTTCCCCGCGACCGGGCCGAGGACCCGGAGCGCCACGTACAGGAGCACGACGGCCGTGAACGACACGCTCGACCAGATGGCTGCGCGATGCGCCTGCCACCCGCGCACGAACCGCCCCAGCGCCACGCCGCTCACCGCGACCCACGCCGCCACGCCCCACGCCAGCTGCTCCGGCCGCATCCCGCCGTATTGCAGCGAGTAGGCGATCGCGAGCACGACCCCCACCGTGAGGCCCAGCCAACCGGCCAGCGCCGCGAGATGGTTCACCCGGTCGAGTGTGGCCAACGGCGGGAAGAGCCGGAACATGGCGTCGAACCGGCCGGACTTGAGTTCGCGCCGTTCGAACAGGTACATGACACCCGCCACCGCGGCCGTCCCGAATGCGGCGATGCCCGCGAAGCTCAGCGCGATGTGCGCGACCAGCCACACCCCCTGCACGCCGCTCGGCTCCACGGCGTGCTTGAACCCGATGAGATTCGCGCACACGGTGGGAACGGCGGCCAGCGGGGCCGCAACCAGCGTGAGACTGATGTCGCGCGCCAGCAACTCCACCACCAGCAGCGTCGCGGCGAGCACGAATCCGGCGAGCGACAGCGAGGGGCCCAAGCCGGCCACGTAGACGTGGCCCGCCTGAACGGCCATCGCCACCAGCGCGCCCAGATGCACGACGACCCCGGCCGCCAGCAGTCCGAACACGCTCCGGACCGGGGCGTTCATCGGACGCGCGAACGGGGTCGCGGCCAGGGCCGCCGCGGCCACGTACAGGGTGATGGCAATGAAATGGGCGATCGCTATCATGGCGCTCGCCCAAATCTAATCCCGGGAAGCCGTTACGGCATCATCCGGGATTCTCCGTTACGGCATCTTGGCAGAGTTGCGGACCATCATCCCGGTATTGATCGCCGGCTGCTGCTGCGCCGTCACGATCGCGGTCGTCCCGAACGGCGTGACCTTGATCACCTGCGCCTTCCCGATCGGGATCTCCGGCTCGGCGAGGCCGCCCACCCTCCGGGACACCTGCCGCGTGCGGAACACTTCGAACTCGTCGCCCGGCCTGATCCCGTCGCCCGCCGTCACGTCCAGCACGACGTAGCTCTGCAACGTGGGAAGCACCGGCTCGGCCATCACCCACTTGATCGTCGCCCAGCGGCCATCCTTGAGCGGCTTCGGGCGAGCCGTCGACGATACCCCGGCCGTGTCGAGCGGCACGAGCACCTGCCCCGGATTCATCTCGCCGAACAGTTGCACCACCTGGCCGATGCCTGCGGTTCCCGCCTCCGGCGTCCGCGTGACCTCGACGATGCCTGTGGGAATCACCACCTGCCCCACGCCGTACACGTTCGGCCCCATGGCCAGCGCCACGTACCGGGCACCCTTGGCCGTGGACACGCCCGCCGGCGCCTGGATCAGCACGTCATCGTATGCCTTGAAGATCGTGGTCGGTTCGATGTCGCCGTTCGCATCGAGATCGGCCGACCGCAGCACGCGCCCCACTCCCGACATCGCGCCCGGCCGCACGACGTACGGGGCGCGCTCATACTGCCCCAACAGCACGGTGGGAAACTGCTCCACCGCCTGGGCCGCGTCTGGCGACTGCGAGACCGCGACGTCGCGCTTGAACACCGTCGGCGCGTCCATCGTCTGCACCGTCTGCGCCACCACCGCCCTGCGCACGGTGTCGGCGGCGCCGGCCGGAGGCTGGATCGTCACCTCGACGCTCGTCACCGCGCCGGGCAGCTTCAGCACCTGGCCTGGATAGATCCAGTGCGGGTCGGCGATCGCGTCCTTGTTGAGCCGGTAGATCTCCGGCCAGAGATGGGAATCCTGGAGATACTTCTGGGCCAGGGTCCACAGCGTCTCGCCCTGCTGCACGGTGTGCGTCTGCGGGACGGCCTGTCCGCCCGTGGCCTGCTGGGCCGCGAGCGTGATGGGGGCGAGCAAGGCCGCGGTCGCCAGCGCGCGAAGAGTCCGATTTCGCATGATGCCGAAGAGAGGCTCCCTGTCCGAACGACGACCATCCATGCGGACAGCTTCAGGGAAGTGATGCGCCGGACCGCCCAGGGAAGGAAGCCCGACGCCACGTGCCGGCGATGCGAGGGCACCGCCGCGGGAGGATGACGACTTGGCGCCACATTTGGAAACGGCAAGGGCGCCGCCCCCTGCCCATGGCGGGGAACGGCGCCCTCGACCGGGATCCGGCCCCTCAGAACGGCAGGTCGTCGTCCTGGTCCTGAAGCCCCTCGGGGAAGTCCTCGAAGCCCTCCCCTCCACCGGGTGCGGCCTTGGCCTTGGGGGCCGCCGGCGCCCGGCTGGCCCGCGGGGCCGCCTCGCCTTCGAAATCCCCACCACCGCGCGGCGCGCTGAGCATGATCAGCTCCCGCACGTTGATCTCGGTGCTGTACCGGGTCTGGCCTTCCTTGTCCTGCCACTGCCGGTACTCGATGCGCCCCTCGACATACAGCTTGTCGCCCTTGTGGACGTACTTCTCCACGATGTCCGCCAGTTGCGACGACTTGCTGTTCCAGACCACGCACCGGTGCCACTCGGTCTTTTCCTGGCGGTCCCCCGCGGCACCGCTCCAGGTGCGGCTGGTGGCCAGGGAAAACGTCGCGACACGATTGCCGCCGGTGGTGGATCGCACCTCTGGGTCGCTGCCCAGGTTCCCGATCAGCGTGACCTTGTTCAAGCTTCGGCTCACAATTCCTCCTGGCGAGAAAGGGTTCCACACTCGCCGCGCATGATGTCCAATCCGGTAGAACAGAGCATAACCAAATGACTACACTACAGACACTTCCATTTCAGCCATGAGACATTACTTGAGCCCAGGCCCAACAAGCCGGCGAAGGATCAACGCATCCTCCACCGGTCGCTGATAATACCCGCGACGGCGCCCCACCTCCTTGAATCCACGCGCGCCGTAGAGATGCCGCGCGGCCGAGTTCGACTCTCTCACTTCGAGGTAGAGGGCGTTGGCCCCCCGCTCCTTCGCGTGCCGCAGCGCCGCGTCCAGCAGCCCGGCGCCGATCCCCCGGCCCCGCGCATCGCTCGCCACCGCCAGATTGGCGATCTCGCCCTCGTCGGCGGCGAAGATCGCCACAACATAACCGACCACCCCCCCGGCGGCACCCACCTTCGCCGAGTCCGCCCCGGCCCCATTGGCCGGCGCCTTGGCGCAAGCGAAGTACACGCGCGGGTCGCCGGGCAGCGACCGGAAGGAGTTGGCCGACCACGGGTCGGCGAACACGGATTCCTCGATCGCCGACACCTCATTGGCGTCCGCGAGCGTGGCCGGCGCGATCGAGATGCTCACGACGCGGGCAACGGCCGCCCATGCGCCGCCTCCCATTTCACCTGGGCCTCCGCCAGGCGTCCATACCGCGGCTCCCAGCTGGCGAGATCCGCCGGCTGGAGCGCCGCTTCGAGCCGGACGACGCCGCGCGCGTGCGGCGCCAGGTCCAGCGCCGATCGGGCGCCCTCGCGCGGAACCCCGGGCAGCAGGTCGAGCACGGCCGCGGGCCCCACCACCCGGGCGCCCTCCGCTTCCGCCATACGGGCCACCGCATCCACCGGGCCGAGCGCGCCCTCGTGCTCGGGGACCACGTCCCCGCCCGGTTCTACGGCGAGCCGCTGGAAATACACGTCGCCCCGCAACGCGTCGAGCACGGCCACGTATGGGCCTGGCGCCAGCGCCGGCGAGCCGGCCGGGACGAGCGCCAGCGACGACACCCGCATCAATACCGCCCCCGTGCCCGTGGCCAGGCCCTTGGCGATCGAGGCCGCGATGCGGAGACTGGTGAAGCTCCCCGGCCCGTCGCCGCACACCACCCGTTCCACCTGCGCCGCCGTCACGCCCGCGGCATCGAGCGCCGCCGCCACGGCCGGCATCAGGCGCTCGATGTCGCGCCCCCGCATCGCCGTCTCCCCCTCGGCAATCACGCGCCCGTCGCGGATCACCGCGACCGTGCCGACGTAGGTGGATGCGTCGAGCGCGAGCGTGATCACGGCGTCACCACGCGGAGCGACCGCCGGCCGGGGTCGCCTGGGATGTGCGCGAGCTGAACGCGCACCGCGGTTGGTGGAAGGCGCCCACCGGCGCGCTCGGGCCACTCGACGACCACCAGGGCCCGCTCGTTCATGATCTCGTCCCATCCGATGTTGGTGAGGTCGCGCGGGCCCTCGAGCCGGTAGAGGTCGAGGTGATACACCGGCCCGCGGGGAGCGTCGTATTCGTGCACGAGCGCGAAGGTGGGGCTCGTAATCTCGCCCGCCACGCCGAACCCCCGGCAGATGGCGCGCGCGAGGGTGGTCTTTCCCGCGCCCAGATCGCCCTCGAGCGCGACGACGCGCGGGAGGATCGCTTCGCGGCCGAACCGTTCGCCCCACGCGGCGAGATCGGCTTCGGTCAGCTGCAGGGTGGCGGGGGTGCTGGTGGCGCCGGACATGATCGGGAGCGCTCAGCCCGCGGCGCGGCGCGTGGCCGACGATGCGGGCTGACGGGGACGGCGGGCGCGCAGTTCGAACAGTTGATCGCGGAGCTGGGCCGCGAGCTCGAAATCCATCTCCTTGGCCGCCGTCTGCATCTGCTCGTTCAGCATCTGCTCGAGCACCGCCGGATCCATCGCGTCGTATCCGCTGTCGGGCTCGGCCACCTTGCGGTCGCTCTCGCGCTCCGTGCGCGCGTCGGCGACCCGCGTGCTGAACCGGACCTGGTCCACGCTCTTGACCACCGACCGCGGCGTGATCCCGTGCGCAACGTTGTGGGCGAGTTGAATCTCCCGGCGGCGCGACGTCTCGTCGAGGCAGCGCTGCATGGATCCGGTCACCCGATCGGCATAGAAGATCGCCGTTCCCGACACGTGGCGCGCCGCGCGCCCCACCGTCTGGATGAGCGACCGGTCGCTGCGCAGGAAGCCCTCCTGGTCGGCGTCGAGGATCGCCACCAGGGACACCTCCGGCAGATCCAGCCCTTCGCGGAGCAGGTTGATGCCCACCAGCACGTCGAACTCACCCAGCCGCAGGCCGCGCACGATCTCCATCCGCTCGATGGCGTCGATGTCGGAGTGCATGTAGCGCACCCGGACCCCGACCTGTTGCAGATAGTCCGTGAGATCCTCCGCCATGCGCTTGGTGAGCGTGGTGACGAGCACGCGCTCGCCGCGCCGTTCGCGGATGCGGATCTCGTTGAGCAGGTCGTCCACCTGCCCGCGCACGGGACGGATCTCGATCATCGGGTCCACCAGCCCGGTCGGCCGGATGATCTGCTCGACGACCACCCCTTCCGACAGCCGGAGCTCCAGCTCGCCCGGCGTGGCCGACACGAAGATCGCCTTCGGCGTGAGGGAGAGGAATTCGTCGAACATCAGCGGCCGGTTGTCGAGCGCGCTGGGCAGTCGGAACCCGTATTCCACGAGCGTCAACTTGCGCGCCCGGTCGCCGTTGAACATGCCGCCGATCTGCGGCAGCGAGACGTGCGACTCGTCGACGACGACGAGGAAGTCCTCGGGGAAATAGTCGAACAGGCACGCCGGGCGCTCGCCCTCGGCGCGGGCCGCGAGATGCCGCGAGTAGTTCTCGATCCCGGCGCAGGTGCCGATCTCGAGCATCATCTCGATGTCGAAGTTCGTGCGGGACTCGAGGCGCTGCGCCTCGAGGAGCTTGCCCGCCTCGCGGAGCACCGCGAGGCGCTGGGCCAACTCCTCGCGGATCCGCTGCACGGCGCGCTCCAGCATCGGACGCTGGGTCACGAAGTGCTTGGCCGGATAGATCGCGGCGCGATCCAGCAGCGCGATCGTCTCGCCGGTGAGGGTGTCGATCTTCGAGACGCGCTCGATCTCGTCGCCCCACATCTCGATCCGCACCCCCTGCTCCTCGTACGCCGGCAGGATCTCCACCGTATCGCCGCGCACGCGGAAGGTGCCGCGCTCGAACGCGACGTCGTTGCGGTTGTACTGGATCTTCACGAGCGCGCGCAGGATGTCGTCGCGGGCGATGCGCTGGCCCGCCGTGAGCGTCACCATCTGCTCGCGATACTGCACCGGATCGCCGAGGCCGTAGATCGCCGACACCGTGGCGACGATGATCACGTCCTCCCGCTCCATCAGGCTCGACGTCGCCCGCAGGCGCAGGCGGTCGATGTCCTCGTTGATCGACGCGTCCTTCTCGATGTACGTGTCGGTGGTCGGCACGTACGCTTCGGGCTGGTAGTAGTCGTAGTACGAGATGAAGTATTCGACGGCGTTGTGGGGGAAGAAGCTCTTCAACTCGCCGTAGAGCTGCGCCGCCAGCGTCTTGTTGTGCGACAGCACGAGCGTGGGGCGGCCGAGGGCGCGGATCACGTGGGCCACCGTCATCGTCTTGCCGGAGCCGGTCACCCCGAGCAGCGTCTGGAACCGGTCACCGCGGACCAGCCCGGCCGACAGCTCGGCGATCGCGTTGGGCTGATCGCCGGCGGGCTCGAACGGGGCCTGGAGGTCGAAGACGGCGGACATGCCCCCCAATGTAGCGACTTCGGGATCTGTTCGGTATCGCCGTGGTCGCGCTTCGGACCCGGCGCTCAGTCGTCCGCCGGGAGCCGCTCCCGCCGCGCCACCTCGGTGATGCCCTTCACCCGGCGCATCGCCTTCACGATCTTCTGCAGGTGGGTGAGGTTCTCCACCTCGACCACCACGGACCCGCTCACCCGTCCGTCGGTGGTGCGCAGGTCGAGGCTGCGGATGTCGGTCCCCGTGGACGTCACGGAGGAGGTGAGATCCGCGTACATCCCGCGCCGGTCCAGTCCGTCGAGGGCCAGGCGCACCACGAACCGCTCGCCCTCGGCCTCCTGCCAGTCGATCTCCAGACGCCGCTCGGGCTCGTGCGCCAGCAGGAGCAGATTGGGGCAGTCACCGCGGTGGATGCTCACACCGCGCCCGCGCGTCACGTAGCCCACGACGGGGTCGCCCGGCACGGGTTGGCAGCATTGCGCGTAACGCACCATGATGCCGTCCACGCCCTGGATGCGGACGCCCTTGGGGCCGCGCATGCGGTC
This Gemmatimonadaceae bacterium DNA region includes the following protein-coding sequences:
- a CDS encoding NAD-dependent epimerase/dehydratase family protein — translated: MRVLVTGGAGFIGSHAADRFVAAGHAVSVIDDLSNGRRENVPPRAEFHALDVRSPEAAALVRAGGFDVIAHFAAQMDVRKSVEDPVRDAQINIVGTLNLLEAVRAAGRMGSTRVVFASTGGAIYGDAATPPSAEGVHKEPDSPYAIAKHSVEQYLSYYARLHGLGAVSLRFANVYGPRQDPHGEAGVVAIFCGRLLDGRPLTVFGDGNQTRDYVYVADVADAVVRAAAYAPPRRAGMNARAFNIGTGIPTSVVELASALMHTTGRNVPVEFAPARPGEQQQSYLAIDKAAAELGWRPSVSLSQGLAETYAWFAQRALTSSDSRA
- the ssb gene encoding single-stranded DNA-binding protein; amino-acid sequence: MSRSLNKVTLIGNLGSDPEVRSTTGGNRVATFSLATSRTWSGAAGDRQEKTEWHRCVVWNSKSSQLADIVEKYVHKGDKLYVEGRIEYRQWQDKEGQTRYSTEINVRELIMLSAPRGGGDFEGEAAPRASRAPAAPKAKAAPGGGEGFEDFPEGLQDQDDDLPF
- the rimI gene encoding ribosomal protein S18-alanine N-acetyltransferase — protein: MSISIAPATLADANEVSAIEESVFADPWSANSFRSLPGDPRVYFACAKAPANGAGADSAKVGAAGGVVGYVVAIFAADEGEIANLAVASDARGRGIGAGLLDAALRHAKERGANALYLEVRESNSAARHLYGARGFKEVGRRRGYYQRPVEDALILRRLVGPGLK
- a CDS encoding MotA/TolQ/ExbB proton channel family protein translates to MILGFLQMAGVPQIGGATPNGAIDLIVSASLSTKIVLSILAVLSLLSWTVMFSAWRQLNKAERAAGEFQREFEHVPRLDEAGALVKRAKPGALPRLFLRAMHFVSEARVRNQQWRELSGEAPTPMAGATHALSATQIETLRLVLDAEASAERDRLGRYLPFLATTGSASPLIGLFGTVLGVIEAFLGIASKGSGNLGAVAPGVAEALIATAAALAVAIPATFGYNIFANKLNRFDGMMENFSTSVIALLAREGHI
- the tsaE gene encoding tRNA (adenosine(37)-N6)-threonylcarbamoyltransferase complex ATPase subunit type 1 TsaE, whose product is MSGATSTPATLQLTEADLAAWGERFGREAILPRVVALEGDLGAGKTTLARAICRGFGVAGEITSPTFALVHEYDAPRGPVYHLDLYRLEGPRDLTNIGWDEIMNERALVVVEWPERAGGRLPPTAVRVQLAHIPGDPGRRSLRVVTP
- the tsaB gene encoding tRNA (adenosine(37)-N6)-threonylcarbamoyltransferase complex dimerization subunit type 1 TsaB, giving the protein MITLALDASTYVGTVAVIRDGRVIAEGETAMRGRDIERLMPAVAAALDAAGVTAAQVERVVCGDGPGSFTSLRIAASIAKGLATGTGAVLMRVSSLALVPAGSPALAPGPYVAVLDALRGDVYFQRLAVEPGGDVVPEHEGALGPVDAVARMAEAEGARVVGPAAVLDLLPGVPREGARSALDLAPHARGVVRLEAALQPADLASWEPRYGRLAEAQVKWEAAHGRPLPAS
- the hemA gene encoding glutamyl-tRNA reductase, whose translation is MSLTVVGLSHRTAALDVRECLTFRASDMGAVLDRVRSAAGAPESVMLSTCNRTEVYVVEGEQDAAPAVWEVLGGRLGADATPHGYVRRDRDAVAHLFRVAAGLDSMVLGEAQIHGQVRDAWETCRAHSGTVLNRLFQTALLVSGRVREETAVARGAASVSSAAVQLAKQIFGTLRGRRAMVLGAGEMAELALECLMDEGVLTAIVANRTHDRAVELAARHGARALRLDDCWRELHEVDLVLSSTASPVPVMTVERVRDAIAQRGDRPLCILDIAVPRDVEPEVGGLGNVFLYDLDRLQQVIQSNLDRRRGELPAAEHLIAGEVERYWQWLAGLEAVPVLRSFRTRMDAVRETELDAALRRLRDLTPEQRTAVEHLSRSLMNKFMHEPSVRLRAAASNGRGLGIVDAMRYLFALDAEGAGAERAARGDDSHDAGET
- the uvrB gene encoding excinuclease ABC subunit UvrB; this encodes MSAVFDLQAPFEPAGDQPNAIAELSAGLVRGDRFQTLLGVTGSGKTMTVAHVIRALGRPTLVLSHNKTLAAQLYGELKSFFPHNAVEYFISYYDYYQPEAYVPTTDTYIEKDASINEDIDRLRLRATSSLMEREDVIIVATVSAIYGLGDPVQYREQMVTLTAGQRIARDDILRALVKIQYNRNDVAFERGTFRVRGDTVEILPAYEEQGVRIEMWGDEIERVSKIDTLTGETIALLDRAAIYPAKHFVTQRPMLERAVQRIREELAQRLAVLREAGKLLEAQRLESRTNFDIEMMLEIGTCAGIENYSRHLAARAEGERPACLFDYFPEDFLVVVDESHVSLPQIGGMFNGDRARKLTLVEYGFRLPSALDNRPLMFDEFLSLTPKAIFVSATPGELELRLSEGVVVEQIIRPTGLVDPMIEIRPVRGQVDDLLNEIRIRERRGERVLVTTLTKRMAEDLTDYLQQVGVRVRYMHSDIDAIERMEIVRGLRLGEFDVLVGINLLREGLDLPEVSLVAILDADQEGFLRSDRSLIQTVGRAARHVSGTAIFYADRVTGSMQRCLDETSRRREIQLAHNVAHGITPRSVVKSVDQVRFSTRVADARTERESDRKVAEPDSGYDAMDPAVLEQMLNEQMQTAAKEMDFELAAQLRDQLFELRARRPRQPASSATRRAAG
- the ccsA gene encoding cytochrome c biogenesis protein CcsA, coding for MIAIAHFIAITLYVAAAALAATPFARPMNAPVRSVFGLLAAGVVVHLGALVAMAVQAGHVYVAGLGPSLSLAGFVLAATLLVVELLARDISLTLVAAPLAAVPTVCANLIGFKHAVEPSGVQGVWLVAHIALSFAGIAAFGTAAVAGVMYLFERRELKSGRFDAMFRLFPPLATLDRVNHLAALAGWLGLTVGVVLAIAYSLQYGGMRPEQLAWGVAAWVAVSGVALGRFVRGWQAHRAAIWSSVSFTAVVLLYVALRVLGPVAGKFH
- a CDS encoding TonB C-terminal domain-containing protein; this translates as MSVRQGPPSLTLPIGASVLLHAAVIAALFVFRPAAPPAMPPVYRVNLVAAPPGPRAVGVVQATPAPAAERPRPVPPPRAKAVPKAMPAPPTRKREKPAPAKREATPVPPEAKTSPVTRKTQAAGGGAEGGKGADVANVSTAGIDFPFPGYLQNILRQIALRFSPGSSGALTAEVAFLIHRDGSVTNFRFQKRSGSFAFDLAAQGAVDAAGTAHAFGPLPSAYPDDVLPVIFSFDPRIIH
- a CDS encoding LysM domain-containing protein, giving the protein MRNRTLRALATAALLAPITLAAQQATGGQAVPQTHTVQQGETLWTLAQKYLQDSHLWPEIYRLNKDAIADPHWIYPGQVLKLPGAVTSVEVTIQPPAGAADTVRRAVVAQTVQTMDAPTVFKRDVAVSQSPDAAQAVEQFPTVLLGQYERAPYVVRPGAMSGVGRVLRSADLDANGDIEPTTIFKAYDDVLIQAPAGVSTAKGARYVALAMGPNVYGVGQVVIPTGIVEVTRTPEAGTAGIGQVVQLFGEMNPGQVLVPLDTAGVSSTARPKPLKDGRWATIKWVMAEPVLPTLQSYVVLDVTAGDGIRPGDEFEVFRTRQVSRRVGGLAEPEIPIGKAQVIKVTPFGTTAIVTAQQQPAINTGMMVRNSAKMP
- a CDS encoding biopolymer transporter ExbD translates to MSRRRHRRFELNADINVVSLIDVMLLLLVIFMITAPMMQGGVDIALPRAEARPITSKSGMTVTVTRDGSILVDDGTPMTYAEFRAAFQTLARDRAQQGLYLRADSRVDYGLVAQVLAVIQAAGVRDVGLITDQEQVP